The window cacacacacacagagttcctCGCATGGCCGCACACACAGGCTCAAGGCGCATGTCATGGGGTTGCAGAACAGAAGGGCAACATGTAATTTGTAAGTTGAGTGATGGCACTGACATTATGCTTGGGTTACGCTGAACAGATTCCCCCTTCGTTTACTCCTCTCTCATCCTGACATGTGTTACACAGCAGGAGACCTACAAAGTGAAAAAAGTGGGGGATGTTTAAAGAGGCAACAAGCcaaacacatttgtgtgtgtttcctctggCATGTGTTTCGTGAAGGACACACGGAGACACAGATAAGAATGTATAGAGCGGAATTTGAATATGATGCCTCGGAGAGTTACGATATGGAATATTGATTGGGTGACTTACTGTGAGCCCTGCATTTGAATTTGTGCCACGCTCCCACAAGCTGATTACCccctctctctcatctcttCCCTGAGTTTAACCCATCACCATCTGTGGCTTCTAACTGTTGCTCCTACCCACCATCATCCCATTTATTCTTCTGctctcagtgaaaacaaaacaaacgtgCTAATGCAGCATTACATTAAATGCTGCATAACAGGATGCTGCCGCAGCAAGATGCGACATCATAACAACCATTCATTAATTCTCACCCCTTTTCTCtgccctccttttttttttatctctaggAGGCGTATTCGGTGGCAAGACAGTTTAATCTGATCCCTCCAGTGTGTGAGCAGGCGGAGTATCATCTCTTCCAGAGGGAGAAAGTAGAAGTGCAACTTCCTGAACTTTACCACAAGATAGGCAAgtgttctctgtgtgtgtgtgtgtgtgtgttctgtactATTATGGTGAATTAGTCAATCAGTGCCTCGTGATGAAATGACAAATTCACACAAACATCCTATGGTGAGAGCAGTCTTGCACTGTTTGTCTCAGATGAGTAAAATTAAGGAATTAATTAAACCGATAACTAATCCCTCATTCTCTGTTGCTCATTCCCTCTGTGTTTTAATCACTTTGtctttttgcatcttttcatACATTCTCACTTTCCTGGCACTGTTCTCGCACATTTTTTCACGCCTCTTCTTTCAATGCATCTTAATAAAACTCCTCCTGTTTGACTCCCTATATTGGTCTCCATGGTGACAGGGGTTGGGGCGATGACGTGGTCACCGCTGGCATGCGGCATCATCACAGGGAAATATGAAAATGGCATTCCTGAATCTTCCAGGGCCTCCATGAAGGTAAGCAAAGTTAACTTgattgtggttttgtttttctggctgTATACACGCTCTGCTCCCAAAATAGAATGACCATGTGATTTGAAGTGAAAGCTTTAATCCTTAACAGACTCAATCGGTGCTAGCTAAGATCGTACCAAACTCGACAGCTTTGTGTAACCTAGTTACAGTCAGATATCTCCTGGATATTTTCCATCTCATTTCACAGTTCATGCTTTGGCATGGACCTCATAGTTGTATCTACAATCACATCAGACCAGGCTGTTGTTTTTATCTCCAGTCTTCCTGCACCTGCTGCTGGCTGTCACAGCCAACTTctgttaaagagacagttcatcccaaaaccaaaatacatattttccctcttacctgtagagctgtttatcagtctggattgtttttggtgtgagttgccgagtgttggagatatcagacgtagagatgtctgccttctctcaaatataacagaactagatggcactcagcttgtggtgctcaaagcgccaaaaaaaaataatttgaaaaactcaacagcaatgtctttccagaaatcatgactcagttactcaggataatccacaggCCTTGTTGTGAGAAATTTCACGTagaacttttttctttctactgaactacacccaccaaccgtatcaccacacagaaggaaatgttgcagacacacactgctgagtTTGAACACCTGCAGGTGTAGTTCTTGAGGCATTGAAATGTGTTTGCACATCCTCTTAAACATGCAACCAAAAGATTGTGGCTTCAATATATTTCTTATCACTTAATTGTTTGGTAAATCGGTTACACTggctacgtttacatgcacaaaatagtCCTGTATTTgcctttattctgaaaaagacaatattactACTTAACTGGTTCCATGGCTAATTGAAataaatattccactaatattctcatttacatgcagccatgTATATTCCAATTAGCCATCTGTCATTCTTTGCATTAAAATAGGATTTTAGAACTTTACTCTCTTCAGCCAACTTCCTGAAAGTTTGCCGTTACGATATTTGCGCATATTTTAAAACCTTTTGATATTCAAGTCTTTAATCATATTTACAAGTAGGCGTGTTTCTTCCTCacaccagaaatgtgggcttttcctttgggcatgcatctctataCTAGCCTTGCAAACTTTTGGCAAACTGGGTTGTATACAACGTATCCGTGACAACGCACAGAACCGACCATATGGCCATGTGTTGCAATCTGCGGTAAAAAGTTGAGAGGCATATTCCGAATgcgctgtatacatgtccaaataaTGCTATTAAAACCCAAAAAATACCAGCATACCCCACGTCTTAATCCGAAAAAATAACTAATTCGGAAAACCCAAATGGAATATACTGTTTACATGACCATATCAagttcagaatattgtcatattcagaataattagtgtgcatacatacacactTGTGGTTCCCAGCCTTtgtcgggtccatgtcattagtccgacctctcattggtccgacatcccattagtccgacgtcccattgttccgatatgtgattatactaggctatactgtatttgtgtaccatagaggatcagcaaacgcaacaaaagtaggctactggtcaagATACAAGTGctatagagagaagagagtgaaacaccataacctcctgttattaactctggggttggggttgtgtggggagctttccgcggtgctgaacggctcccagcgGCTCcgcgactggctctgggtcagctgggaaaggcttgaggcgaagcaggctcacagcttatgtgtttgccactttctttttcattttaacccacaccatgatcttttcctaaccctaaccaagtggtttttgtgcctaaacctaaccagaccttaaccacagggcatcatgatgatttcggaacaatgggtttaatatggtcggaacaatgggatgtcggaccaatgcgCAGTTCCCGCCTTTGTCTACTCATGACCCTATGTTGCAGGTTATGGCCTCAGTTTGGTCCTGAGTTATGAGAAGTTTTCTCCCTCAGACTTACTTTGAAGGATTATTAGAAGCCTGAAGAGTGTCAAGTATTGTCGAGAAAATTAACAAGCAGAAGTTTGTGCCATACTTTAATATCTAATTCAAATCCCCAAAACTTATTTTCTTAAAACAAGTGGAAAATCTGCAGGTACTGTGAAAATTGTTTATAGAAATATGTCTCTGTATCTTGAGCCAAGAAAGAAGAGACAGGCACcagcttgatttaaaaaaagcttcaaacaaataaatttaCATTGGAAAAGGAAGAAATATTCTCACTACACTGGCAGATTTTTCTTCATTTGCTTTAAGAACATAAGACTTTGAAGACTGAAGTTACAAGCACGAATGACTTGGTAAGAAGATTTTAACAGTGATCTTGTGTCCAATACATCAATATATCCTAGGGACCCCTTTGGGGATCCCAACCCCAGTGATATGAGACACAAACAGATGGGCCAGAATCTCTGTGGAGGACTTCCAACACCTTTTTGATTGTACGCCACGATCATTCAACACATTAGGCAGATGTCTCTGATGCTTAGAATAGTTAGTAAAGTTACTCTGCATGTAATTCTGACTTTTCTCTGATCTGTTACTTCTCTAccccttttcttttctgtaatTAAATACTTTCATACATGCTTTATCCTATTTTATATCTCTGTCtgtactttttgtttctttgtgtaaTCTAACTTTCTCATACCTTTCGTTTtccttccttctcctctctcctgccaGTCGTATCAGTGGTTGAAGGAGAAAATAGTAAGTGAGGATGGAAGGAAGCAGCAAGCCAAGCTGAAGGAGCTCAACCACATTGCTGAGAAGCTGGGCTGCACTCTGCCTCAACTAGCTGTGGGTAAGACTTCACCTTCTTATAGCAAAACACTGTGGAAGCAGCCTGAAGCAGGGCTTTCAAAACACAACTGCTCAGGGCTGTCAGACAGGAACCTTTTTTAATGCAAGACGTGACTGAATTCACATCATCCTTTACACAGTGTCTGCGTTTGCTCATTGTTTGTCTCAGTTTGATTTTCCCTCCAGCGCCCCACTGACACACGAACACGCAGACTTTTCAAATGCGATGGTGCATTCAGCTGCGTTATTGTGCGCCGATAAAATATCTGAGCTGCCTGGAAGGTAGAAGCAAATGCATTTGAAAGTCTGTGGTGTACTTTGGAAGAATGACTGGCAGTAATGGGAGGTTTAAGATTGGTGGTAAATggactaaaacaaacaaaagccttGGGTTTGCACATTGTGATAAATTGTCACGAGCACCCAGGAAGAGCAAATAGAGGACAAGACTACAAGCTCAGTTTTGTTTGTGGTCTGTTTGAAGACAATACTAAGCAGGAGTGCGCCATCAAGTGGGCTCTGTGTAAACATCaacctccctgtctctctccagcGTGGTGTTTAAGAAACGAAGGAGTGAGCTCAGTTCTTCTGGGAACATCCAACCCTGAACAGCTCACTGAGAACCTCGGGGCCATACAGGTGGgaacatgcagaaacacacgCACATTGCTGTTTTTACTGATGTTTCTCTGCTGTATCTACCTCTATCCTTTAGCTCGACTGATTTCTACATCAGAAAGCTTCTCCATTTCTGAATCTCCGTATACAGGCaggtttttatgcctctgcacctgAGATGTGTTCCCAGGTTGTCTATTTGTTCCATTCTCTTGAAAGTAATacctcaagaatgccttgagggaatttttggCACAgctgtccacttggactcaaataTTAGCTGATTTGGGTTTGgtggtcacaggtcaaaggtcaaggtgactgtgacctgtctgtctcagtcATTTAAAcaccatatctcaagaacaccttaaggacATTTCTTCAGATATGATGCAAATGTCCACTGTGACTCAGTGATGGACTGATTAGAATTAAGTGGTCAGtggtcaaggccactgtgaccttgtgcccttttcattctcatgaatgtaacatctcaagaaggccttgagggactTTCCTCATATTTGGCAccaatgtccacttggactcaagaatgattagaatttggtggtcaagatcaaaggtcaaggccactgtgaccccacaaagcatgtttttggtcataactcaTGAATTAattcactaattatgacaaaatttcacatacATGTCTAAGAGGACATAAAGAtgaggtgatgacattttatattaaaaaaggtcaaaggtcaacttctgtgacatcataatgttctgcaaaaacacttctggacattattcagcatcataactcaggaacagaagggacaACATTTGGACAGATGCTTAATTGGTGACACGTATCTTGGGTGCCcaacttgaaactgtgctgtttgtatagatcttctgtgctgccgggggaaagatgtgtgtgaagcatccatggtCTCACACATGGATGTAAACCATAACTGCAACTTAACTGGTTCTCAAAGGCATACAACCATTCtagttattttttcttcttttgcctCGCTATATTTCTCACTTATTTCCTACcaagcatcttttttttctgcctcttttgcCCAGGTCCTTCCTAAGATGACGTCTCATGTCGTGTCTGAAATCGACCACATCCTGGGAAACAGGCCGTACAGTAAGAAGGACTACCGCTCTTAGGCCAGGCTGGTGGACTACCGAAAGGTCAGCCTACCTACTCACCTACCAACTAAACCACACTGCTACCATGGGCCCACCGTTCAATGTTTAAGTCTATGGTTCTCTCCTTGGGCCCcactcagctccagctccagcgaATTTCAGCCTGGAACAGACAGCCTTGCTAAGCCCAGCATTGTCCTGCTCAGATCAGCTCTACCAAGTTCATCTCAGGTCCAATCCAGCTCAGCCAAGAGACGCTCAACAAACTCAGCTTTTTACAGCCTTAAACGCAACTTAGTCCATCTAAGTGAATCAAAACTTTGTGCCCCCAACCAAGGTGGTAACTCTATCAGCGCTGGTCCATTCAAATATAACTATGCAGAGCTTAGTCCTACCCATGCCCACATAAAGCACTATGTCTCAGTTCAACTACATCAGGGGCCTCATCAAGAAATTAAATTCATTGAATTGATTTTTCCCCTCACTTCTATAACATGGCAAGAACAATGATACACATACAGACACCCTTACAGttggaatttaaaaaatacagcatGAAAAGCACTGCAGGAGTATTTCAAGTCaaagtgccttgctcaagggcaccttgatTGCTGAGCGAAACGGTTGTTACTTACTCACTTTTCCTACTTACATCCTCCCGATGACTCAGACCCTCAGGTCTCAAGCCTTTCCTCTTTAATGTCCAGACTTCAACCCACAGGTAATTTAATTTGAGCACAAAATTCAAACTGAGCACATATTTTATTCATGAGAATCGCTGTACCACTAGCTGAATACATCAATACAAGCACCTCAGACTTATAAATTAGACGTACCTTAGGAAGGCAGACATGACGAAGCTTTAGTTGCATGAACACCCCCGGTCAGTTAGTCAGCGCTTTCATTCAATTGCTATGCAGTGCAGCGAACAAAATGACCAGGTGAGCTCAATACCCTCACCTCTCGTGTCAAGGGTACACGCTCAAGTCGTCGGATAAAGTGTCTTTTCCAATGAAAAGTGAGGTTTGATAAAGATCATATATActtctctggaaaaaaaaagaagctttaCAAACAAGACCTCAACGAACCAATTCCTTATTAGCTTGAATTCGCTTCAGACTACCTACCAAATGTACTCAGCCCTGTATTACGTATAGCACAGAATAGTATTCAGTAGATATTATAGGCTGCAAATCCTGAGTGTATTAACCAACAGGTGCATGTTTCTCCTGCTATAGTGTGCCTCTCTTTACTTTTCTACAAAGCACATAATGAAACAACAGAAAGGAGTCCTGCAAGCTAGTCTCCTGTCCGTGACCGCCTGTGAAGCAAAGGATTGTGGATCAACAGTGTCAGTGGGATGGGGCTCTGTTGGGGGAGAGAGTGAAGCATGTCGCCCTCGTGTGGTCTTTTACAGGAACTGCTGCTCTGCTTCAGTAGATTATAGAAGAGAGAAATAATGCTTTGCAAAAAGCGGACtaattttctctctgtttgcaTTCATTATGGAGACATTTGACTCCTTTTCTGCCTGTGAACTGAACCTTTGTTCCCGATTGCCTCGATGAATCTTGCAGTAAAGGACTTAAGCATATAACAAATCTACATGATGAAGGATGACTAACCTCCTGGCTGGTAATGGTTATTATTACAACAAAAATTGCTTGTTAATGGCACAAGAAGGCAAAGAGGCAAAGTGGGATGTGGCAAAGATTACAGTATAGTACATTATTTATTCTAGAGTAGTAGATAtaaatttattttgacattttgagataTTGTTTGGAGAATTATGGGGATGTACATAAAATGTTAAGGCATACCTTGTAACATAAGCAAAACCATGAAGAAGCCTCTCATGCGTATGAGGACTTCACAGTACTGTATGGCTAATATATAAATAAGATGTAAATAGAGTTATTTTATTGCTCCTCTGCAGAGTCACTGCATTAGTCGCAGTGTTCGAGTCACTCTTCATCCCATCATCCtcacagaaaacatttctgGCTCCTGAAGGACATTTCATATAAGTGTTATAAATATTTATAAGGAGTAAGAGTCAATTTTCTTTGTTGCATCGTGAAGTCAGATTAGGAAATCTGTATTAATAATGGCATTATTTAAAGACAGAGCTTCTGTAAGTAATGAGCTTCTGTTTAAACTTAAGCACTGACCTTGAGTCATTATCTCTGAGCAGGTGGCTCAGCTCTCACTGTTCACTTCACCTTCATGCGTTGTTGTTCTGGTTCTTTTTCATCTGGAAAACAAGCCATCACAGAGATCAGCAGAAATGTTGGCCCAGTTCCAGTCGAGTCACTGTCTTGTACTCGGTGTACATTTGTTGACTTGTAGCACAAACACCCTCCAGATTTTAATCAAAGGAAGTTCAGCACATGTACACTCCTGCCAGAAATTCTGTCACACATATTGGAGCGACACATCAATACACAGTGTTTGGCTCACGGTTTATTTTGAGAGGTCTGGCCTTGGATGATGAATAGACTTTCTTATAACTATTTGCATCGACTTGGTGTTACATACAGAGAAGTGTGACCTGACCTCCAGTTTGTCATCACTGAGACGCAAAAGCCAAGCAATTtactaacaaaataaaacatccagaAACCCAATTTTTCCTTTGCTCTTTTCCcctaaaagacacatttcctacACCCATCTGACTCTGCTTATCAAAACGTGGACCATAAATGTATACTAAAATAGTAATTGATGTACAGACTGTAACCCCTTGTGGcaaaatgtgtaatgtgtacTAACATGTACTTTTAGTTTGGCTGCAAGTCAACGAACTGCCTGCCAGTTTAAGTCAGTGACTATTTTGGACCGCGGCGTGCCGGTGTGTGTCAAGACTTCTCCACCCGATAGAGTGCCTTGTCTTGAGTCCCTCTACAGGAAAAAATAATCAGGGATGTCTTTCATTACGAGATGTTAAATGGTGTTCGGATGCTGTCCTGCAAACAAAGTGAGAATTCAACAATGTGTATGCATTTTCTTTTAGTATTAGATTCCCTAATCTATAGTGTGTTTTACCTGTTCCCTGATGAGGACAGAAAACTTTGCAGTCAAACCCTCACAAGTGTTTGTGTAGAGGTAACCTTCAGAAATCCGACTCAAAATTAAGTATACAATTCCTAGAATTGCCATTCTTGGCTTGTCAGTCCTACCCTACAGCTTGTTACACTGTGTGGTAATGGCCTTATTCCATGTTGGCCTCTATTTAAGATGTTTCCCCAAAAGTTAAGTCACGCAGAGGTAAATGTGATCGTCTTTAATACGGTTTTACCGATGCAGCAGGAATCAGTAGCTTCTCCTTCTACCAACCGTTTGCCTCATGATGCACCTATTTGTTTTCAGAAGAGTCTTTACCAGTTCAACAGAAGGAAACAAGCAATACATTATTTCCTATGGAGACCAATGAATGGAATTTAATGTACTGATACACAGATAATTTAGGGAAACTGACCTAAATATGACAGCATTGCCTGGATGAAAAGTAACAGCCATCTTCAACAAGTTCACACTCTGGGAAACAGGTCTGAAGGCCAAAGTGGAATAAACTATTAACAGTTAAGCTGTGGCTAAATTCTAAACACTAACATATTCAGATAACAGAAGTCCTGCAATGTCACACATAATCTTTAATCCAAGATTTCCTGCTCTGATATAAAGCCAGCCTCGATCAATTCTCATAAACGTGTTGACTGATCTATTCTACAGATGTTGTTTTCTATGACCTGTGTCTACATTTGTGGATGGAAAAGACTTGACATTGAGTTTTTTTGTCTGGTTATGGTGACATGCAATCCATCAGTGTATCATTTCTCTCCTG is drawn from Epinephelus fuscoguttatus linkage group LG5, E.fuscoguttatus.final_Chr_v1 and contains these coding sequences:
- the kcnab1a gene encoding voltage-gated potassium channel subunit beta-1a isoform X4, whose product is MACSSIANLGKSGLRVSCLGLGTWVTFGGQITDEVAEQLMTIAYESGVNLFDTAEVYAGGRAEVILGTIIKKKCWRRSSLVITTKLYWGGKAETERGLSRKHIIEGLKGSLQRMQLEYVDVVFANRPDSNTPMEEIVRAMTYVINQGMAMYWGTSRWTAMEIMEAYSVARQFNLIPPVCEQAEYHLFQREKVEVQLPELYHKIGVGAMTWSPLACGIITGKYENGIPESSRASMKSYQWLKEKIVSEDGRKQQAKLKELNHIAEKLGCTLPQLAVAWCLRNEGVSSVLLGTSNPEQLTENLGAIQVLPKMTSHVVSEIDHILGNRPYSKKDYRS